A window of Candidatus Pantoea floridensis contains these coding sequences:
- a CDS encoding DsrE family protein yields the protein MRPASYIVIAALAGFVGGNVLQLPEWVDKVSGKFADKKSEPADFWSTPAIAGYGKIHFVSVPDYNPAATPGLSNKVVFQINRSEGDIRQPNLGLERVARVTNLYYAAGVPLDQLKFVVSINSDAVPAALNNDQFRKAYGTDNPNLKLIDELKKAGVKVTICDQSVAFHQLERNWIDTRVTHTLSSGTTVASLQNEGYAFLML from the coding sequence ATGCGTCCAGCATCCTATATTGTCATCGCCGCACTGGCAGGTTTTGTCGGCGGTAATGTGTTACAGCTTCCGGAATGGGTAGATAAAGTCAGCGGCAAGTTTGCGGACAAGAAAAGTGAACCCGCCGATTTCTGGAGCACACCTGCCATCGCGGGTTATGGCAAGATCCACTTTGTCAGCGTACCAGACTACAATCCCGCCGCCACGCCGGGTTTGAGCAATAAAGTTGTCTTCCAGATTAACCGTAGCGAAGGCGATATTCGTCAGCCCAACCTTGGGCTGGAGCGTGTGGCGCGCGTGACAAACCTCTATTACGCAGCGGGCGTACCGCTGGATCAGCTGAAGTTTGTGGTATCGATTAATAGCGATGCGGTGCCAGCGGCGCTGAATAACGACCAGTTCCGCAAAGCGTATGGCACCGATAACCCAAACCTTAAGCTGATTGATGAGCTTAAAAAGGCGGGCGTGAAAGTGACTATTTGCGATCAGTCGGTGGCTTTCCATCAGCTGGAACGTAACTGGATTGATACCCGCGTCACGCATACGTTGTCGAGTGGTACCACCGTCGCCTCGCTGCAAAACGAAGGTTACGCCTTCCTGATGTTGTAA
- a CDS encoding substrate-binding domain-containing protein, giving the protein MSDLINVAKLAGVSRATAARAFSDPHLLRTDTLQKVLMASEQLGFRPNHIARQLRTQNSTTLGVLLPSLLNPIFARQLQAMERQARVAGYGLLVATSDYQPEREAAIVEHMLRQRVAGLVLTVADADHSAVLQTLQQAEMPFVLTHNVPQESHWPAICVDNRQAMQEATDHLLALGHRHIGMVAGPMLQSDRARLRYQGYGDAMQRAGLLSLPVIEMASHTQSDFARLQPQLQGDTPLSAVICTNDLLAISLIGAAARAGVRIPKQLSVMGFDGIDIGEHMAPSLASVTQPVDLLGAGAIDMLLQQASRGTRVLPHQIRLGASIAAPALSLIANSREPS; this is encoded by the coding sequence ATGTCCGATTTGATCAATGTGGCCAAACTGGCTGGCGTTTCTCGCGCCACCGCCGCACGCGCTTTTTCCGATCCTCATCTGTTGCGCACTGACACCCTGCAGAAGGTGTTGATGGCATCCGAGCAGCTCGGCTTTCGCCCCAATCATATTGCCCGCCAGCTGCGTACCCAGAACTCCACCACGCTCGGCGTGCTGCTGCCGTCGCTGCTCAATCCCATCTTCGCCCGCCAGCTGCAGGCGATGGAGCGCCAGGCACGCGTGGCCGGTTATGGCTTGCTGGTGGCGACCAGCGATTATCAGCCCGAGCGTGAAGCGGCCATTGTTGAACACATGCTGCGCCAGCGCGTCGCCGGTTTGGTTCTGACCGTGGCCGATGCCGACCACAGCGCGGTGCTGCAAACCTTACAGCAGGCGGAAATGCCGTTTGTGCTGACGCATAACGTGCCTCAGGAGAGTCATTGGCCAGCGATTTGCGTCGATAACCGTCAGGCGATGCAGGAAGCCACCGACCATCTGCTGGCGCTTGGGCATCGCCACATCGGCATGGTGGCGGGGCCAATGCTGCAATCGGACCGCGCGCGTCTGCGCTATCAAGGCTATGGCGATGCGATGCAGCGGGCGGGATTGCTTTCGCTGCCGGTGATCGAAATGGCCAGCCACACGCAATCTGATTTCGCGCGGTTGCAGCCTCAGCTGCAAGGCGATACGCCGCTCAGCGCCGTAATTTGTACCAATGATTTGCTCGCCATCAGCCTGATTGGTGCCGCGGCACGCGCTGGCGTGCGCATTCCAAAGCAGCTGTCGGTAATGGGCTTTGATGGCATTGATATTGGCGAGCACATGGCGCCCTCGCTGGCGAGTGTCACACAGCCAGTCGATCTGCTTGGCGCTGGCGCTATCGACATGTTGTTACAACAGGCCAGCCGCGGTACGCGCGTGCTGCCACATCAAATACGGCTCGGCGCCAGCATCGCCGCCCCCGCTTTATCTTTGATCGCTAACTCCAGGGAACCATCATGA
- a CDS encoding ABC transporter substrate-binding protein, with protein MTSHAADTAICYNCPPEWADWGTQLKAIAKDTGIQVPQDNKNSGQALAQMVAEKGNPVADVVYYGVSFGIQADSAGVITGYQPAHWDEIPAGMKDPDGKWVALHSGTMGFMVNVDALGGAPVPQSWDDLLKPEYKGMIGYLDPASAFVGYVAAVAVNQAKGGNMQDFTPALNWFKKLQANQPIVPKQTAYARLISGEIPILLDYDFNAYRAKYKDHANVAFVIPKEGTVTVPYVISLVKNAPHPANGKKVIDYVLSDKGQAIWANAFLRPVRPSAMSADAKKFFLPDSDYARAQTVDYQQMADAQKAFSAKYLSEIR; from the coding sequence ATGACCTCTCACGCCGCCGATACCGCGATTTGCTACAACTGTCCGCCCGAATGGGCTGACTGGGGAACCCAGCTTAAAGCTATCGCCAAAGACACCGGTATTCAGGTGCCGCAGGACAACAAAAACTCCGGTCAGGCGCTGGCGCAGATGGTGGCGGAGAAAGGTAATCCGGTGGCAGATGTGGTTTATTACGGCGTCAGTTTTGGCATCCAGGCCGACAGCGCCGGCGTTATCACCGGTTACCAGCCCGCCCATTGGGACGAGATCCCAGCCGGCATGAAAGATCCGGACGGCAAATGGGTGGCGCTGCACTCTGGCACCATGGGCTTTATGGTTAACGTTGATGCCCTTGGCGGCGCACCGGTACCGCAATCCTGGGACGACCTGCTGAAGCCAGAATATAAAGGCATGATCGGCTACCTCGATCCGGCCAGCGCCTTTGTGGGCTATGTGGCGGCGGTGGCGGTGAATCAGGCGAAGGGCGGCAACATGCAGGACTTCACGCCTGCGCTCAACTGGTTCAAAAAATTGCAGGCCAACCAGCCGATCGTACCGAAGCAGACTGCCTATGCGCGCCTGATTTCCGGTGAGATCCCCATCCTGCTCGATTACGACTTCAACGCCTATCGCGCCAAATATAAAGATCACGCCAACGTGGCCTTTGTTATTCCCAAAGAGGGCACGGTGACGGTGCCGTACGTCATCAGCCTGGTGAAGAACGCACCGCACCCAGCCAACGGCAAAAAAGTGATCGACTACGTGCTGTCGGATAAAGGTCAGGCAATTTGGGCCAATGCCTTCCTGCGTCCGGTGCGTCCTTCAGCGATGTCGGCCGACGCGAAGAAATTCTTCCTGCCAGATAGCGATTATGCACGTGCGCAAACCGTGGACTACCAGCAGATGGCGGATGCGCAGAAAGCCTTCTCGGCAAAATACCTGAGTGAGATTCGTTAA
- a CDS encoding ABC transporter permease, which produces MSMSDTLATTRRQIRTQPGSRWLWLTLPALLFFCAFWLLPFARLLQMGMQEDRSTQHSGYWTVLSQPHYLVSLLNTVLLSLAVTLVTLMIAAIVGCFLARQRFAGRGILLALLTFPLAFPGVVVGFLVVMLAGRQGLLAQISLHLVHERWTLAYSLAGLFIGYLYFSLPRAIVTLVAASEKLDRSLEEAARSLGASQWRITWDVIVPGLQPALLSTGALCFATSMGAFGTAFTLGTDLAVLPLTIYGEFTNYANFATAAALSVVMGGFAWLALMLARRLAQAKGVQ; this is translated from the coding sequence ATGTCGATGTCTGACACCCTGGCGACCACGCGTCGCCAGATTCGCACACAGCCGGGCAGCCGCTGGCTGTGGCTGACGCTGCCCGCGCTGTTATTCTTCTGCGCCTTCTGGCTGTTGCCGTTTGCCCGGTTGCTGCAAATGGGGATGCAAGAAGACCGCAGCACCCAACACAGCGGTTACTGGACGGTACTCAGCCAGCCGCATTACCTGGTGAGTTTGCTAAACACGGTACTGCTGTCGCTGGCGGTGACGCTGGTGACGTTAATGATTGCCGCCATCGTTGGCTGCTTCCTCGCGCGCCAGCGTTTTGCTGGACGCGGTATCTTGCTGGCACTGCTGACGTTTCCGCTGGCGTTTCCCGGCGTGGTGGTGGGCTTTCTGGTGGTGATGCTCGCTGGACGTCAGGGATTGCTGGCGCAAATTAGCCTGCACCTGGTGCATGAACGCTGGACGCTGGCCTATTCGCTGGCCGGTCTGTTTATCGGCTATCTCTATTTCTCGCTGCCGCGCGCCATCGTCACGCTGGTGGCAGCCAGTGAAAAACTCGATCGCTCGCTGGAAGAGGCGGCACGTTCGCTCGGTGCCAGCCAGTGGCGTATCACCTGGGATGTGATTGTTCCCGGCCTGCAGCCCGCGCTGCTCTCGACCGGCGCACTCTGTTTCGCCACCAGCATGGGCGCGTTTGGCACGGCTTTTACTCTCGGCACCGATTTGGCGGTGCTGCCGCTCACTATCTACGGCGAATTCACCAACTATGCCAACTTTGCGACGGCTGCCGCGCTATCGGTGGTGATGGGCGGATTCGCCTGGCTGGCGCTGATGCTGGCGCGTCGTCTGGCGCAGGCTAAGGGGGTGCAATGA
- a CDS encoding ABC transporter permease, giving the protein MRRRGMFSLQLLITTFTALFMIVPVVLSMLAGVTNNYFIGLRSGLTLKWVEQVWQMYADTFWLSLLIALFCLLVTLVIGVPAAWGLLKAPGRWAARIEACLMLPVALPGLATALGIILLYGQFSGLRDSWLFILIGHVLFTLPFMMRPVLAVMQAVDMPRLEEASASLGATLWQRFFTVVVPNCRNGILAGAFMVITLSVGEFNITWMLHTPLTKTLPVGLADSYASMRLEVGSAYTLIFILMILPLLLMLNAVNHWLNRAVSRQHKEAA; this is encoded by the coding sequence ATGAGACGTCGCGGCATGTTTAGTCTGCAACTGCTAATCACCACCTTTACCGCGCTGTTTATGATCGTGCCGGTGGTGCTGTCGATGCTGGCAGGCGTGACCAATAACTATTTTATCGGCCTGCGCAGCGGCCTGACGCTGAAGTGGGTTGAGCAGGTGTGGCAAATGTACGCTGATACCTTCTGGCTCTCGCTGCTCATCGCGCTGTTCTGCCTGCTGGTGACCTTAGTGATTGGCGTGCCGGCGGCGTGGGGCTTGCTGAAAGCGCCGGGACGCTGGGCGGCACGCATTGAAGCGTGTTTGATGCTGCCGGTGGCGCTGCCGGGGTTGGCCACTGCGCTGGGTATTATTCTGCTCTACGGCCAGTTTTCCGGCCTGCGTGATAGCTGGCTGTTCATCCTGATTGGTCACGTGCTGTTCACCTTGCCGTTTATGATGCGGCCGGTATTGGCAGTCATGCAGGCGGTGGATATGCCGCGGCTGGAGGAGGCCTCGGCCAGTCTTGGCGCCACGCTGTGGCAGCGCTTCTTTACCGTGGTGGTGCCGAACTGCCGCAACGGTATTCTCGCCGGGGCTTTTATGGTGATTACGCTCTCAGTGGGCGAATTCAACATTACCTGGATGCTGCACACGCCGCTGACCAAAACCTTGCCGGTTGGCCTTGCCGACAGCTACGCCTCGATGCGGCTGGAAGTAGGATCTGCCTACACGTTAATTTTTATTCTGATGATTCTGCCGCTGCTGCTGATGCTCAATGCCGTGAATCACTGGCTTAACCGCGCGGTCTCGCGCCAACACAAGGAGGCGGCATGA
- a CDS encoding ABC transporter ATP-binding protein translates to MNPLAVTVTLRRCARHFHHHQALQPLDLTVHPGETLVLLGPSGCGKTTTLRIISGLESCDAGGEVWFDDRNVTALPIEKRNVGMVFQNYALFPNLNVAENVAYGLKVQGVARAEREARVQEMLELVDLSALAQRSIDKLSGGQKQRVALARALAARPKVLLFDEPLAALDARLRDRLRLEIGALLKKLAITAVYVTHDQQEAMALGDRIAVMERGRLVQIDTPQNIYQQPASKFVADFVGAINCVDVDARGNPLRFCRPEDVLLASDNRYRRQGFILASTFLGASQRLMIDIGLATPIQVDRHAREAWHAGQPVSWMLAQDAALQFA, encoded by the coding sequence ATGAATCCTTTGGCCGTTACCGTAACGCTGCGCCGCTGCGCGCGTCATTTTCACCACCATCAGGCTCTGCAACCGCTCGATCTCACCGTCCATCCCGGCGAAACGCTGGTGCTGCTGGGGCCTTCCGGCTGTGGCAAAACCACCACGCTGCGCATTATCAGCGGACTGGAGAGCTGCGATGCAGGGGGGGAAGTGTGGTTTGACGATCGTAACGTCACCGCCTTGCCGATTGAAAAACGCAACGTCGGCATGGTGTTCCAGAACTACGCCTTGTTTCCAAATCTGAATGTGGCGGAGAACGTGGCATATGGGCTGAAAGTGCAAGGCGTGGCGCGCGCCGAACGGGAAGCGCGCGTGCAGGAGATGCTTGAACTGGTGGATCTCAGCGCGCTTGCACAGCGCAGTATCGACAAACTTTCCGGCGGGCAAAAGCAGCGTGTGGCGCTGGCGCGTGCGTTAGCCGCACGACCCAAAGTGCTGCTGTTTGATGAGCCGCTGGCAGCGCTGGATGCGCGCCTGCGCGATCGTCTGCGGCTGGAAATTGGCGCACTGTTGAAGAAACTGGCGATCACCGCCGTTTACGTCACTCACGATCAGCAGGAGGCGATGGCGCTCGGCGATCGTATTGCGGTGATGGAGCGGGGCCGTTTGGTGCAAATCGATACGCCGCAGAATATCTACCAGCAGCCGGCTTCGAAGTTTGTCGCCGATTTCGTTGGGGCAATTAACTGCGTGGATGTGGATGCGCGCGGCAATCCGCTGCGTTTCTGCCGTCCTGAAGATGTGCTGCTGGCCAGCGACAATCGCTATAGGCGACAGGGATTTATCCTGGCCAGTACCTTTTTAGGTGCCTCGCAGCGGTTAATGATCGACATTGGGCTGGCGACACCGATTCAGGTGGATCGCCACGCGCGTGAAGCCTGGCATGCCGGACAGCCGGTGAGCTGGATGCTGGCGCAGGACGCCGCGCTGCAATTTGCTTGA
- a CDS encoding phosphodiesterase, protein MTLIAQISDLHIKANGRLSYKKVDTQAALLRVIETLNRLAQRPDMVVITGDLVDFGTAEEYQTLRLALGQLRLPYRLMPGNHDDRQALRAAFPDHHYLQRGETLNWQGQVKGVKLLALDSSVPQQPWGYVDETQLQWLDEQLQRAPQLPTLVLLHHPPFACGIEHMDKQPLRNPDALAAIIQRHPQVERVLSGHLHRSVQARFAGTLACVAPGVSHQVAFDLAENGPANFVLEPPGFLLHRWHATQGMSTHLCAIGDYPGPWPFYDANGLID, encoded by the coding sequence ATGACGCTGATCGCGCAAATCAGCGATTTACACATTAAGGCGAACGGTCGCCTGTCGTACAAAAAAGTGGATACCCAGGCCGCGCTGCTACGCGTGATTGAGACACTGAATCGCCTGGCGCAGCGCCCTGATATGGTGGTGATTACCGGTGATTTGGTCGATTTTGGCACGGCGGAAGAGTATCAAACCCTGCGTCTGGCGCTGGGGCAGCTGCGGCTGCCGTATCGGTTGATGCCCGGCAATCACGACGATCGCCAGGCCCTGCGGGCGGCGTTTCCCGATCATCACTATCTGCAACGCGGTGAAACGCTGAACTGGCAAGGGCAAGTAAAAGGCGTGAAGCTGCTGGCGCTGGATTCCAGCGTGCCGCAGCAGCCGTGGGGCTATGTCGATGAAACGCAGCTGCAGTGGCTGGATGAGCAGCTGCAGCGTGCGCCGCAGCTGCCGACGCTGGTGCTGTTGCATCATCCGCCCTTTGCCTGTGGTATTGAGCATATGGATAAACAGCCGCTGCGCAATCCCGATGCACTGGCGGCGATTATCCAACGCCATCCACAGGTGGAGCGCGTGCTCAGCGGCCATTTGCATCGTTCGGTACAGGCGCGTTTTGCCGGGACGCTGGCGTGCGTTGCGCCTGGCGTATCGCATCAGGTGGCATTTGATCTCGCGGAAAATGGCCCGGCAAACTTTGTGCTGGAGCCGCCCGGATTCTTGTTACATCGCTGGCATGCAACGCAGGGCATGAGTACGCATCTGTGTGCCATTGGGGATTATCCGGGACCATGGCCGTTTTACGATGCGAATGGCCTGATTGATTAG
- a CDS encoding sensor domain-containing diguanylate cyclase, which yields MLARLRPKTDLRTLIALLAITSIVITLANTLYATWRVQRMVLIESTLEANRAYAAKLAATTEVFFQLAQSQLHYSATQLGNDFDNADLAQQEVNRLREQTNSFNSVAVVDSNGIVKAISPESLMLKGMQLTSQSSREALAKRQPMVSKPSISAANNLIVFVSWPIISKDGRYRGYVGGTIYLKKKSILNALLGEQYYRDGTHVYVLDRNNQVLYHQNSQLIGKSVPGIISDRQRQDHTNGEVQLTEGDVPKLAGYAIVPTTGWMVVALKPTHVTLAPLSGLLLKVLKNSVPFALLTLLVAVILARLIALPLWQLARKASQMDSQGVSSEIRGIRAWYFEAAQVKRALLTGIGLVQDKIGRLKSEVQTDPMTNLLNRRGLSAVLDYFATMRQPFSVLALDIDHFKRVNDTFGHDVGDEVIKHVARTLRNSARQTDVVCRNGGEEFLMLLPATSVEDARILAERVRSSIAENWIDPVGNVTLSVGIADWQPDEGTQEQSLKQADAALYQAKNAGRNCVMISGQDALVSSITH from the coding sequence ATGTTAGCGCGTCTCCGGCCAAAAACAGACCTGCGAACCCTGATCGCGCTCTTAGCGATTACCAGCATCGTGATCACGCTGGCCAACACCTTGTACGCCACCTGGCGCGTGCAGCGTATGGTCCTAATCGAAAGTACTTTGGAAGCCAATCGCGCTTACGCCGCTAAACTGGCAGCCACGACCGAAGTCTTCTTTCAGCTGGCTCAGTCGCAGCTGCACTACAGCGCGACACAGTTGGGCAATGATTTTGATAATGCCGATCTGGCGCAGCAGGAAGTGAACCGCCTGCGTGAGCAAACCAACAGCTTTAACTCGGTTGCGGTAGTGGACAGTAATGGGATTGTGAAAGCGATTTCGCCGGAATCACTGATGCTGAAAGGCATGCAATTGACCAGCCAGTCATCGCGTGAAGCGCTGGCAAAGCGTCAGCCGATGGTAAGTAAGCCCAGCATCTCCGCCGCCAATAACCTGATTGTCTTTGTCTCCTGGCCGATCATCAGCAAAGACGGCCGCTATCGAGGCTATGTTGGTGGCACCATTTATCTGAAAAAGAAAAGCATTCTGAACGCGCTGCTCGGCGAGCAGTACTATCGCGATGGCACCCATGTTTACGTGTTGGACCGCAATAATCAGGTGCTCTATCACCAGAATAGCCAGCTGATTGGCAAAAGTGTGCCTGGCATCATTAGCGATCGCCAGCGTCAGGATCACACCAACGGGGAAGTGCAGCTGACCGAAGGGGATGTGCCCAAACTTGCCGGCTACGCCATCGTCCCCACGACCGGTTGGATGGTGGTGGCATTGAAGCCGACCCATGTTACGCTGGCGCCGCTCTCGGGTTTGTTATTGAAAGTATTGAAAAACTCGGTGCCGTTTGCCCTGCTGACCCTGTTGGTGGCGGTGATTCTGGCGCGATTGATTGCGCTGCCGCTTTGGCAATTGGCGCGGAAAGCCAGCCAAATGGATTCACAGGGCGTATCGAGCGAGATTCGTGGCATTCGCGCCTGGTATTTTGAAGCGGCGCAGGTGAAACGCGCACTGCTCACCGGCATTGGCTTAGTACAGGACAAGATTGGCCGGCTGAAATCCGAAGTGCAAACCGATCCCATGACCAATCTGCTTAATCGGCGTGGCCTGAGCGCGGTGCTCGACTACTTCGCCACCATGCGCCAGCCTTTTTCGGTGCTGGCGCTGGATATCGATCACTTCAAGCGGGTTAACGATACCTTTGGCCATGATGTCGGTGATGAGGTCATCAAGCATGTCGCGCGAACTCTGCGTAACAGTGCCCGTCAAACCGATGTGGTGTGTCGCAACGGCGGGGAGGAATTCCTGATGCTGCTGCCGGCCACATCAGTGGAGGATGCACGTATACTGGCCGAACGTGTGCGCAGCAGTATCGCGGAAAACTGGATTGACCCTGTGGGCAATGTCACGCTGTCGGTGGGCATTGCCGATTGGCAGCCTGATGAGGGAACGCAGGAGCAGAGCCTGAAGCAGGCCGATGCCGCGCTTTATCAAGCAAAAAACGCCGGACGAAACTGCGTGATGATCTCCGGTCAGGATGCGTTGGTCAGTAGCATTACCCATTAA
- a CDS encoding AI-2E family transporter, with the protein MLVLLYQWYKRRFSDPQAIGLLVILLAAFCILFFFSGLLAPLLVALVLAYLLEWPTVRLQRVGCSRTWATSVVLVMFAGILLVMVLIVAPVAWQQGINLTRDLPNMLNKLYVFAAGLPKRYPALVDAGIIDIIVENLRSRLTGLGDSLVKYSLASLVGLMTLMIYLVLVPLMVFFLLKDKEQMLNAVRRVLPRNRGLAGVVWQEMNQQITNYIRGKVLEMVAVGFVTWLAFLMLGLNYSLLLAVLVGVSVLIPYIGAMVVTLPVIGVGLFQWGLGSDFWTMIAIYLVIQALDGNILVPILFSEAVNLHPLVIILSVVIFGGMWGFWGVFFAIPLATLVKAVVRAWPETPALDAPHAE; encoded by the coding sequence ATGCTCGTTCTGCTTTATCAATGGTACAAACGCCGCTTCAGCGATCCGCAAGCTATTGGCCTGTTAGTGATTCTGCTGGCGGCGTTTTGTATTTTGTTCTTCTTCAGCGGCTTGCTGGCACCGCTGCTGGTGGCATTAGTACTGGCATATCTGCTTGAGTGGCCAACGGTACGTTTACAGCGGGTAGGCTGTAGCCGCACCTGGGCAACCAGCGTGGTGTTAGTGATGTTTGCGGGCATTTTGTTGGTCATGGTGTTAATTGTCGCCCCCGTGGCCTGGCAGCAGGGTATTAATCTCACGCGTGATTTACCTAATATGCTGAATAAACTCTACGTATTTGCTGCCGGCTTGCCGAAGCGCTATCCGGCGCTGGTTGATGCCGGCATCATTGATATCATCGTTGAAAACCTGCGCAGCCGTTTAACGGGGCTGGGCGATTCGCTGGTGAAGTATTCGCTGGCGTCGCTGGTGGGATTGATGACGCTGATGATCTATCTGGTGCTGGTACCGCTAATGGTGTTCTTCCTGCTGAAAGATAAAGAGCAGATGCTGAACGCGGTGCGTCGCGTGCTGCCGCGCAATCGCGGTCTGGCGGGCGTGGTATGGCAAGAGATGAACCAGCAAATCACCAACTACATCCGCGGCAAAGTTCTGGAAATGGTGGCGGTGGGGTTTGTCACCTGGCTGGCCTTCCTGATGCTGGGACTCAACTATTCCCTGTTGCTGGCGGTGCTGGTAGGCGTTTCGGTGTTGATTCCTTATATCGGCGCGATGGTCGTCACCCTTCCCGTGATCGGCGTCGGCTTGTTCCAGTGGGGATTAGGCAGCGATTTCTGGACGATGATCGCCATCTATCTGGTGATTCAGGCGCTGGATGGCAATATTCTGGTGCCGATTCTGTTCTCTGAAGCGGTTAATTTGCATCCGCTGGTGATCATTCTGTCCGTGGTGATTTTTGGCGGTATGTGGGGATTCTGGGGCGTGTTCTTTGCGATTCCGTTGGCAACGCTGGTGAAGGCCGTGGTGCGTGCGTGGCCTGAAACGCCGGCGCTGGACGCGCCACACGCGGAGTGA
- the bcp gene encoding thioredoxin-dependent thiol peroxidase yields MNPLKAGDTAPKFSLPDQDGEQVNLADFQGQRVLVYFYPKAMTPGCTVQACGLRDNMDELKTEGVTVLGISTDKAEKLSRFADKEMLNFTLLSDEDHQVCEQFGVWGEKTFMGKTYDGIHRISFLIDGEGKVEKVFDDFKTANHHDIVLDYLKSA; encoded by the coding sequence ATGAATCCACTGAAAGCCGGTGATACTGCACCGAAATTTAGCTTGCCCGATCAGGACGGCGAACAAGTAAATTTGGCCGACTTCCAGGGACAGCGTGTTCTGGTCTATTTCTATCCGAAAGCCATGACGCCGGGTTGCACCGTGCAGGCCTGCGGTCTGCGCGACAACATGGATGAGTTGAAAACGGAGGGTGTCACGGTACTGGGCATCAGCACCGATAAAGCCGAGAAACTGTCGCGCTTTGCCGATAAAGAGATGCTGAATTTCACGCTGCTATCCGATGAAGATCATCAGGTGTGCGAGCAGTTTGGCGTGTGGGGTGAGAAAACCTTTATGGGTAAAACCTATGACGGCATTCACCGCATCAGCTTCCTGATCGATGGCGAAGGTAAGGTCGAGAAAGTGTTCGACGATTTCAAAACCGCTAACCACCACGATATCGTGCTGGATTATTTGAAATCAGCCTAA
- a CDS encoding glycine cleavage system transcriptional repressor yields the protein MPQSQPHHLVITALGVDRPGIVNTITRHVSSCGCNIEDSRLAMLGDEFTFIMLLSGSWNAITLIESTLPMKGAELELLIVMKRTNARATPPMPATVWVQVEVPDSPHIIERFTDLFDKHQMNIAELVSRIKPAQDDVAPTLYIQMTAHSPANPVSAPIEQAFNQLCEELHAQGSIRLYSVTDDADSSV from the coding sequence TTGCCGCAGTCACAGCCTCACCATCTGGTGATCACCGCGTTGGGCGTTGATCGTCCAGGTATCGTCAATACCATCACCCGCCACGTCAGCAGCTGCGGCTGTAATATTGAAGACAGCCGCCTGGCAATGCTGGGTGATGAGTTCACCTTTATTATGCTGTTATCCGGTAGCTGGAATGCGATAACCCTGATTGAATCAACGCTGCCGATGAAAGGTGCCGAACTGGAGCTGCTGATTGTGATGAAGCGCACCAATGCGCGCGCCACGCCACCGATGCCGGCAACAGTTTGGGTGCAGGTTGAAGTGCCCGATTCACCGCATATTATTGAGCGTTTCACCGATTTGTTCGATAAACACCAGATGAATATCGCCGAACTGGTTTCGCGGATTAAACCGGCACAGGACGACGTGGCGCCTACGCTCTATATTCAGATGACGGCGCACAGCCCGGCAAATCCCGTCAGCGCGCCAATTGAGCAGGCGTTTAATCAGCTGTGTGAAGAACTGCATGCACAAGGCTCAATTCGTCTTTATAGTGTCACCGACGATGCAGACAGCAGCGTTTAA